In one window of Miscanthus floridulus cultivar M001 chromosome 12, ASM1932011v1, whole genome shotgun sequence DNA:
- the LOC136498279 gene encoding uncharacterized protein, producing the protein MARQELEDLYLGVPDDSVDLTFRDFAFKPAAATSSSGKPLPAAAATTTSKLPNNAAAAIADHVSVVDDDADGERNKKQTTAGGALARSSTNIFTYRPLEDQGDIAGGGGGDGGGLAGAGGGGGLLQLPPIPASPLTVHLAHSDDDDDDYADHHQYHFPEATTAAAGTTTSSRSAAAAAAAAGDHQAAGGSRPRRSHVADDAMGGRERRAARSNNNYRRSGIPHSNICALCNNYVYIFRHRCLVCGRVYCRRCVGAGMGDMMEGRKCIDCLGRRYSHRYIHRAGDTGACGFCFWGNSKAVTAQELIWAEKGPAPRRRPRPYGPSSISASYGGDGGYYSSTNTIASASMSMTMNSDSSITMMKMNGGQGRSISGMPASASSSFVAAFPNNPHALPL; encoded by the exons ATGGCGAggcaggagctggaggatctCTACCTGGGCGTGCCGGACGACTCCGTCGATCTCACCTTCAGGGACTTCGCCTTCAAGCCTGCCGCCGCCACGTCGTCGTCCGGTAAACCTTTACCAGCGgcggccgccaccaccaccagcaaaTTGCCAAATAATGCTGCGGCGGCAATAGCAGATCATGTAAGTGTCGTGGACGACGACGCGGATGGCGAGCGCAACAAGAAGCAGACCACGGCGGGCGGCGCCTTGGCCAggtcgtccaccaacatcttcaCCTACAGACCCTTGGAGGATCAAGGAGATAtcgccggtggtggtggtggtgatggtggtggtcttgctggcgctggcggcggtggaggcctgCTGCAGCTGCCGCCAATTCCTGCTTCTCCTCTAACAGTACACCTCGCCcacagcgacgacgacgacgatgactatGCCGATCATCATCAGTACCACTTCCCAGAAGCAACGACAGCAGCTGCAGGCACGACTACTAGTAGCAgatcagctgctgctgctgctgctgctgccggagACCACCAAGCCGCTGGCGGCAGCCGTCCTCGGAGATCACACGTGGCTGACGATGCCATGGGAGGCCGTGAGCGGCGTGCGGCTCGTAGCAACAACAACTACAGGCGGTCGGGCATACCCCACTCCAACATCTGCGCGCTCTGCAACAACTACGTCTACATCTTCCGCCATCGTTGCTTG GTGTGCGGGCGCGTGTACTGCCGGCGGTGCGTGGGCGCCGGCATGGGCGACATGATGGAGGGCCGCAAGTGCATCGACTGCCTGGGCCGCCGGTACAGCCACAGGTACATCCACCGTGCCGGCGACACCGGCGCCTGCGGATTCTGCTTCTGGGGCAACTCCAAGGCCGTCACCGCGCAGGAGCTCATCTGGGCCGAGAAGGGGCCCGCGCCGCGCAGGCGCCCGCGGCCATACGGACCCTCCTCCATCTCCGCCTCctacggcggcgacggtggctacTACAGCAGCACCAACACCATCGCCTCCGCGTCCATGAGCATGACTATGAACAGCGACAGCAGCATAACCATGATGAAGATGAACGGCGGCCAAGGCAGGAGCATCAGCGGCATGCCGGCTTCGGCGTCCTCCTCCTTTGTCGCGGCTTTTCCCAATAACCCTCACGCACTTCCCCTCTGA